From the genome of Blautia pseudococcoides, one region includes:
- a CDS encoding ABC transporter permease: MKKYLEIANAYMKAQLIWRSDTFVDVILAVAKILFAWILWSILFEGKEQIAGLGFQAMISYYIVSSYLFQLEKSAEISQQMTGMLRNGTFSKYMVIPVQTQGYFVAMEAGKIAFSAGIGLLTTVLWFYLFRIPFVHTANLKILLCGSVMVILGLLFMAELNYFLGILTLKFEEISTFLMIKDNFSAFVTGAVIPLALLPEWFIEGMRFLPFYYVTYLPSMLFIGKCEKEAFTGLMVLSMWCIVFFVLNQAVYDHYRIKYDGAGI, from the coding sequence ATGAAGAAATATTTGGAAATCGCTAATGCATACATGAAAGCACAGTTAATCTGGAGGTCGGATACCTTTGTTGATGTGATATTGGCGGTGGCGAAGATATTGTTTGCATGGATCTTATGGAGTATTCTGTTTGAAGGAAAGGAGCAGATAGCGGGACTTGGCTTTCAGGCTATGATCTCTTACTACATTGTAAGTTCCTATCTGTTCCAACTTGAGAAATCCGCTGAAATCAGCCAGCAGATGACCGGAATGTTGAGAAATGGTACATTTTCAAAATATATGGTGATACCGGTACAGACACAGGGGTATTTTGTGGCGATGGAGGCCGGGAAGATTGCATTTTCAGCAGGCATTGGTCTTTTGACAACGGTTCTGTGGTTTTATTTGTTCCGGATTCCATTTGTGCATACAGCTAATTTAAAGATACTGTTATGCGGAAGCGTCATGGTTATTTTAGGACTGTTGTTTATGGCGGAGCTGAATTACTTTCTTGGGATTTTGACTTTGAAATTTGAGGAGATCAGCACCTTTCTCATGATAAAAGACAACTTTTCAGCATTTGTCACCGGGGCGGTGATTCCCCTTGCACTTTTACCGGAATGGTTCATAGAAGGTATGAGATTTTTGCCTTTCTATTATGTTACATACCTCCCAAGTATGTTGTTTATCGGGAAATGTGAGAAGGAAGCATTCACAGGCTTAATGGTTTTAAGCATGTGGTGTATTGTCTTTTTTGTTTTAAATCAGGCAGTTTATGATCATTATCGAATCAAATATGATGGAGCAGGAATATGA
- a CDS encoding VOC family protein, whose amino-acid sequence MNKITCICLGVRSMEKAIKFYRDGLGYKTDCKEDNPYVCFFHTPGTKFELFPLDLLAKDINGDNPPQIGNGFGGITLTYNVENKDEVDKIIELVRTAGGTIVKEPQEVFWGGYHAYFKDLDGYYWEVAWGPDFKYDEKGMLQF is encoded by the coding sequence ATGAATAAGATAACATGTATATGTTTAGGTGTAAGAAGTATGGAGAAAGCAATAAAATTCTACCGGGATGGTTTGGGTTATAAAACGGATTGCAAAGAAGACAATCCATATGTATGCTTTTTCCATACGCCAGGAACAAAATTTGAATTATTTCCCTTGGATTTGTTAGCAAAAGATATAAATGGGGATAATCCACCGCAAATTGGAAACGGATTTGGTGGTATTACATTAACATATAATGTGGAAAATAAGGATGAAGTTGATAAGATCATTGAATTGGTTAGAACTGCAGGGGGAACGATTGTGAAAGAACCGCAGGAGGTATTTTGGGGCGGCTATCATGCATATTTCAAGGATTTGGATGGATATTACTGGGAAGTAGCATGGGGGCCTGATTTTAAGTATGACGAAAAAGGTATGCTGCAATTTTAA
- a CDS encoding ABC transporter ATP-binding protein, which produces MEIIGTENLTKRYKRYKKQEGLTGSIKGLFHREYEEKIAVDDFDIHVNEGEFVGLIGPNGAGKTTLVKMLSGIIAPTSGKIQVMGFYPNKLEKAFKQQYAVVMGQKSQLFFELTAEDTLRLFKEIYRIPEDEYKRNKEFFVDLFQVRELMNVQVRTLSLGERMKMELIVALLHNPKILFLDEPTIGLDAVAGKQIRTFLKDVNESRGTTILLTSHYMEDIKVLCKRSIVVNHGRKIYDGDTDLLFEHYQKSKRMTIYFEHSVEPDIPEYCRVLEKENDKLVLEIPKQNAEKVLEFYIGHYPIRDIGMEEEEIGSVVERIYKGV; this is translated from the coding sequence ATGGAGATTATCGGGACAGAAAATTTAACGAAAAGGTATAAACGGTACAAAAAGCAGGAGGGCTTGACTGGAAGTATTAAGGGCCTGTTTCACAGAGAATATGAAGAAAAAATTGCGGTAGATGATTTTGATATTCATGTGAATGAGGGTGAGTTTGTAGGTCTGATTGGGCCCAACGGAGCAGGTAAAACGACATTGGTGAAAATGCTGTCTGGTATCATTGCACCCACAAGCGGCAAGATACAGGTTATGGGATTTTATCCGAATAAATTAGAGAAAGCATTTAAGCAGCAGTATGCGGTAGTTATGGGGCAAAAAAGCCAGTTGTTTTTTGAACTGACAGCGGAGGATACATTGAGGTTATTTAAAGAAATATATCGTATCCCGGAAGATGAGTATAAGAGAAACAAAGAGTTTTTTGTGGATTTGTTCCAGGTACGGGAGCTTATGAATGTACAGGTAAGGACCTTATCCCTGGGAGAAAGGATGAAGATGGAACTGATTGTTGCATTGCTTCATAATCCGAAAATATTGTTTCTGGATGAGCCGACCATTGGACTGGACGCTGTGGCAGGTAAACAGATCCGGACTTTCTTAAAAGATGTGAATGAATCAAGAGGAACGACGATTCTGCTGACTTCGCATTATATGGAGGATATTAAGGTGTTGTGTAAACGTTCTATAGTAGTGAATCACGGCAGAAAAATATATGATGGCGATACGGATTTATTATTCGAGCACTATCAAAAAAGTAAGAGAATGACGATATACTTTGAGCACAGCGTAGAACCTGATATACCGGAATATTGCAGGGTATTAGAAAAAGAGAATGACAAACTGGTGCTTGAAATACCAAAACAGAACGCAGAAAAAGTTCTGGAATTTTATATCGGACATTATCCGATTCGGGATATTGGAATGGAGGAAGAAGAAATTGGTTCTGTTGTAGAACGCATCTATAAGGGGGTATAG